Sequence from the Synechococcus sp. HK05 genome:
GAATTGTCGCGTGGCGATGATTACCTGCTCGGCACTGAGTTCAACGATGGAGTTATTCTCTCTAAGGGCAAGGACGTTATCATCGGGGGTGGCGGGGATGATGTTTTCATTGCAGACTCGGTTCTATCGAAAGCCAAAACCAAGTTAACAATGGATGGCTCCGGTGGCAATGCTGGTGCTGACGGAAGCGATGATCTGGTGGTTTCAAAGCGTGCGATAAGGCGTTCAAAGCGTCGTGCCAAGATTATAATTGATGACTTCGACTCGGCTCGTGACGATATCATTCTGGAGACCAGTCCACGGCGGGTTACCGGTATTGGTACTGATGAGTTGACGATCACAACCAAGAAAGGTGGTGTGATTGAAATTATCTCTGGAGGAACTCCCTTTAATCCAGGTGGCATTGAGTTTGTCTGAAGTGGATGAGGGCTTGATGCGGTTTTGATCAGCCTGCGCGTCTGGGGGCATCACTGTGCCTCATTTGGTTTGGCAGGTGGGGCAGCGGCTACGGTTCGGCTCCTTCGAGAAATCGGCTGCAGCGTTACCTGTCACGACTTGCCCTTGGCGACCCATCCAGCGGTTCAGCCGGCGCTGTGTAGCCAATCCGAAACGCTGCCCGTTCAAGTTGATCTGGTTCACACCAATCCCAATCTGTTGCGTGCGGACCCAGGTTTGCTGTGCTCCGCAGATCTTACGGCTCCACTCCGTATCGGTTATTGGGCTTGGGAGCTTGAATCTTTTCCTGAAGGCTGGGAATCGTTCTTTGCCTCCTACGATGAAATCTGGTGTCCGAGTCCCTTCACGGCACAAGCGTTGGTGCAGCGCAGTCCAATCCCTGTGATCAGCGTCCCCCATTATCCCGATTGGTCGCGTCTGCACGTGTTGCAAGAACGTCGTCGCGCTCGTGTTCCCCGTGCCAGCAAAACGTTTAGGTTCCTTTGCTTGTTTGATTTCTGGAGCACAACCGAGCGTAAGAATCCAGATGGTGTGATTGATGCCTTCTGGAAGGCATTCCCGCCGGGCTCATCCAACCCTGTTCCTGTAGAGCTTTGGATCAAAACTAGTAGTGCAGAGCAGTTCCCTGGGGCCTGTCATCGCTTAATGGCCAAGACGGCAAACGATCCAAGAATCCATTGGCAACATCAGTTGCTTGGCTCAGATGAATTGGATGAGCTCTTGCTCAGTGCTGATGTCCTGGTGAGTTTGCATCGCAGTGAAGGCTTCGGGCTGGTGTTGGCAGATGCGATGGCCATTGGTCTGCCGGTGATTGCCACGGCATACTCCGGCAATCTTGAGTTCATGCCCCAAGGGAGCGCTGCGCTGATTCCATGGAGATTGATCCCGATTGATCACACCTCTGGTGATTACCGTCGAGGTTGGCTGTGGGCAGATCCGGATCTCAACGCGGCGGCAACCTGGATGCGTGATCTCGCGACTGATCACCAGGTTGGCGCCAGCCTTGCTGTGCGTGGGGCTGCTGCTGTGCGTGAACGTTTAAGTTTCACGCGACTTGCGCCGATTATGCGTCAACGCTTAGGCACTCTTTTGCTCAAACCGACGCGCCGCGAGCTCCTGCACTCGGCTTCTCCTGCTGTTCAATCACTGAATTGACTGTCAAGTACGGACAATCCCTTCAAGCGACTACCGACCGCGTCCATCCAAAGTTCGTGGTTGTCACCTCTCTGGTCTTCCGGTTCAGTTCGCTTCCTTGCCTTCGATCGATTCGAGTATATCACTGAAATCCGTTCAAGACTTTTAAGATCTAGGGACCAAGCGTGAGCTTCGAAGAGCCTGCGGAGTACAGCACTATTGGCTAAATCACGTTCCTGCAGCCATCGTGCAATCTCCAGGCCGGGTACGGATATGGCAGCACTGGTAATACCTTGGATGTGCTGATCGCTGAAGGGTTTATTCCAATGGTTCAGTTCATGAATCGCCTCATTCGGTTCAAGAGTGAAGAGTACTTCTAGCAGGTTGCCGGTTGTAAGAGGGCTGGTTGATCCATCCGTGATGGCACGCCGGTAATGCTTGGCGGCATCCCTGAGCTGATGAAGCCCCCGTTTTGCATCAGCATATTTGTGATGGATCCAGAATGTTCGCTTAGGGCTCTCTAAAACAGGCTGCAAGACCGCTAAGCACTGTTCGTAGGCGCCTTGCATCAGAAGGGCATAGCTCAATGCATCGGCAATGGCTTGATCTGATGCACCGAGCTGATGTCTTAGCCATAGTAGCCGCCCTTCTGCGGCCTCCCATTGCTTCAGCTCCAGCTGCTTCAGGCACCA
This genomic interval carries:
- a CDS encoding glycosyltransferase family 4 protein, encoding MATHPAVQPALCSQSETLPVQVDLVHTNPNLLRADPGLLCSADLTAPLRIGYWAWELESFPEGWESFFASYDEIWCPSPFTAQALVQRSPIPVISVPHYPDWSRLHVLQERRRARVPRASKTFRFLCLFDFWSTTERKNPDGVIDAFWKAFPPGSSNPVPVELWIKTSSAEQFPGACHRLMAKTANDPRIHWQHQLLGSDELDELLLSADVLVSLHRSEGFGLVLADAMAIGLPVIATAYSGNLEFMPQGSAALIPWRLIPIDHTSGDYRRGWLWADPDLNAAATWMRDLATDHQVGASLAVRGAAAVRERLSFTRLAPIMRQRLGTLLLKPTRRELLHSASPAVQSLN